From the Mangifera indica cultivar Alphonso chromosome 10, CATAS_Mindica_2.1, whole genome shotgun sequence genome, one window contains:
- the LOC123228264 gene encoding berberine bridge enzyme-like 21: MKKTTTLLSPIFVLLLFQFLNLSLTWGASDSVYQTFLQCLKKQTNSTDDLSKILYAQANPSYTSVLQAYIRNARFNGSQTLKPLIIITPLQESHVQAAVICSKQVGYHLKIRSGGHDYEGISYISESPFFILDMFNLRSVDVDMKDESAWIGAGATLGEVYFRIWEKSKVHGFPAGVCPTVGVGGHLSGGGYGNMLRKYGLSTDNVVDAKIVDVKGRILDRKAMGEDLFWALRGGGGASFGVVLSYKIKLVPVPATVTVFRVERYLEEKATDMVYQWQLVAPTTDKNLFMRMLLQPMTRNKAKTIRASVLALYLGKADDLVSLLAKDFPELGLKKENCMEMSWIDSVLWWANFDNGTKPDALLDRNLNKADFLKRKSDYVQKPITKVSLNLLWKKMIELGKTGLVFNAYGGRMDEIPASETAMPHRAGNLFKIQYSVTWKEPSIELEKNYTSQARSLNSFMTPFVSKNPRSAYLNYRDVDIGINHHGKDSSKEGEVYGLKYFNGNYERLVKVKTMFDPENFFRNEQSIPPKSAK, encoded by the coding sequence ATGAAGAAAACAACGACGTTGCTTTCTCCTATTTTTGTTCTTCTCTTGTTTCAATTTCTGAATCTGTCCCTCACATGGGGTGCTTCAGATTCAGTCTACCAAACTTTTCTCCAATGCCTAAAAAAGCAAACAAATTCCACAGACGACCTATCAAAGATACTCTACGCTCAAGCAAATCCCTCCTACACTTCAGTTTTACAGGCGTATATCCGAAACGCCCGTTTCAATGGCTCCCAAACGTTGAAGCCTTTGATCATCATTACTCCTTTACAAGAATCTCATGTCCAAGCCGCGGTGATTTGCTCCAAACAAGTTGGTTATCATCTTAAAATCCGCAGTGGCGGCCATGACTATGAGGGGATTTCGTATATTTCTGAAAGTCCGTTCTTTATTCTCGACATGTTTAATTTACGTTCAGTAGATGTTGACATGAAGGACGAGTCTGCATGGATCGGAGCTGGCGCTACTTTGGGTGAAGTTTATTTCAGGATTTGGGAGAAAAGTAAGGTGCACGGCTTTCCCGCCGGCGTCTGCCCCACTGTTGGCGTTGGTGGGCATTTGAGCGGCGGAGGTTACGGAAACATGCTGCGAAAGTATGGTTTGTCAACTGACAATGTTGTTGATGCTAAGATTGTTGACGTCAAGGGGAGAATTCTTGATCGTAAAGCGATGGGAGAGGATCTATTTTGGGCGCTTAGAGGCGGCGGTGGAGCGAGTTTTGGCGTTGTGTTATCGTATAAGATCAAGTTGGTTCCGGTTCCAGCGACGGTTACTGTTTTTAGAGTTGAAAGGTATTTGGAAGAGAAGGCAACGGATATGGTTTATCAATGGCAGCTGGTGGCGCCGACGACCGATAAGAATTTGTTCATGAGAATGCTTTTGCAGCCCATGACGAGAAACAAGGCAAAGACAATCAGAGCATCGGTTTTGGCATTGTATTTAGGAAAGGCGGATGACCTTGTGTCCCTTTTGGCTAAGGATTTTCCTGAACTGGGgctgaagaaagaaaattgtatgGAGATGAGTTGGATTGATTCGGTTCTGTGGTGGGCTAATTTCGACAATGGGACTAAACCGGATGCGTTGCTTGACAGAAATCTCAACAAGGCTGATTTCTTGAAGAGAAAATCAGATTATGTTCAGAAACCGATTACGAAAGTTTCCCTGAATTTGCTatggaaaaaaatgatagaatTGGGAAAAACTGGGTTGGTTTTCAATGCTTATGGTGGGAGAATGGATGAAATTCCTGCTTCAGAAACGGCCATGCCACACCGAGCTGGGAACTTGTTCAAAATTCAATACTCGGTGACTTGGAAAGAACCCAGTATTGAACTTGAAAAGAACTACACATCTCAGGCAAGAAGTCTTAACAGTTTCATGACTCCATTTGTGTCTAAAAATCCAAGAAGTGCATATTTGAACTATAGAGATGTTGATATTGGGATTAACCACCATGGTAAAGATAGTTCCAAGGAAGGTGAAGTCTATGGGTTGAAGTATTTCAATGGGAATTATGAGAGATTGGTGAAGGTGAAGACAATGTTTGATCCTGAAAACTTCTTCAGAAATGAGCAAAGCATCCCTCCTAAATCTGCCAAATAA
- the LOC123227363 gene encoding berberine bridge enzyme-like 18, translating into MKPPSYSWISPFFSFVLLLSFQAVTSADSHQNFLQCLSLHSENNGTSNISQVIYTPNNSSFSSVLEFSIRNFRFSTPTTPKPRVIITPSQVSHVQAAILCSQKYGLQIRIRSGGHDYEALSYVSNVPFVILDLINLSEISIDVKNKTAWVQSGATIGQLYYKISEKSKTLAFPAGVCPTVGVGGHFSGGGYGFLLRKFGLAADNVVDALIIDVKGRLLNRESMGEDLFWAIRGGGGASFGVILAWKINLVTVPSTVTVFTVHRTLEQNATKIVNKWQYVADKLPEDLYVRLYLTRLNSSSGRTTIRVTFECLFLGGVDFLVPLMQQSLPELGLVKSDCKEMSWIDSILYFGGFEGESVDVLQNRTPTSFDTFKAKSDYVKEPIPEAAFEGIYERFYEQEAEGAVMILTPYGGLMNKISESETPFPHRAGNIYKIQHLVSWQGGGAEATERHINWIRRLYSYMAPFVSRNPRAAYMNYRDLDIGTNNNNGYTSFKQASVWGFKYFKNNFNRLVRVKTMVDPGNFFINEQSIPPLYSRKKKGD; encoded by the coding sequence ATGAAGCCTCCAAGCTATTCATGGATCTCCccattcttttcttttgttcttcTTTTATCATTTCAAGCTGTAACTTCAGCTGATTCTCATCAGAATTTTCTTCAATGCCTTTCCCTTCATTCTGAAAATAATGGCACCTCCAATATTTCCCAAGTAATTTACACTCCAAACAACTCTTCATTCTCATCCGTCCTGGAATTTTCCATCCGAAATTTCAGATTCTCAACTCCCACAACCCCAAAACCTCGAGTCATTATAACACCATCACAAGTTTCCCACGTACAAGCAGCAATCCTTTGCTCCCAAAAATATGGCCTCCAAATCAGAATCCGAAGTGGCGGCCATGACTATGAGGCTCTTTCTTATGTTTCGAATGTCCCTTTTGTGATTCTCGACCTCATAAACCTTAGCGAGATCAGTATTGATGTCAAAAACAAAACAGCTTGGGTTCAATCTGGTGCAACCATTGGGCAACTTTACTATAAAATTTCTGAGAAAAGTAAAACTCTTGCTTTTCCTGCAGGAGTTTGCCCCACTGTTGGTGTTGGAGGGCATTTTAGTGGCGGTGGTTATGGTTTTCTGTTGCGCAAATTTGGCCTGGCTGCTGATAATGTTGTTGATGCGCTAATAATTGACGTAAAGGGACGATTGCTCAATCGAGAATCGATGGGGGAAGACCTATTTTGGGCCATTCGAGGAGGCGGCGGAGCCAGCTTTGGTGTCATCCTGGCCTGGAAAATAAACTTGGTGACAGTTCCATCAACAGTAACAGTGTTCACAGTCCACCGGACCCTGGAACAAAACGCAACAAAGATTGTTAACAAATGGCAATACGTTGCGGACAAACTTCCTGAGGATTTATATGTCAGACTTTACTTAACGAGATTGAATTCCAGTTCAGGGAGGACAACAATCCGAGTGACATTTGAATGTTTGTTTCTCGGCGGGGTTGATTTTCTTGTTCCATTAATGCAGCAAAGCCTCCCGGAGCTCGGTTTGGTGAAATCGGACTGCAAAGAAATGAGCTGGATCGATTCGATTCTCTACTTTGGAGGATTCGAGGGAGAATCCGTGGATGTTCTGCAGAACAGGACTCCGACCAGCTTTGATACTTTCAAGGCAAAATCGGACTATGTGAAGGAACCTATTCCTGAGGCAGCTTTTGAAGgaatatatgaaagattttaTGAGCAAGAAGCTGAGGGCGCGGTAATGATCTTGACTCCATATGGTGGGTTAATGAATAAGATTTCGGAATCCGAAACTCCATTTCCACACAGAGCTGGAAACATTTACAAGATTCAGCACTTGGTGTCTTGGCAAGGAGGAGGAGCTGAAGCTACGGAAAGGCACATAAACTGGATCAGAAGGCTGTACAGTTACATGGCTCCGTTTGTTTCCAGGAATCCTAGAGCGGCCTACATGAATTACAGGGATCTTGACATTGGAACGAATAATAATAATGGATATACAAGCTTTAAACAAGCCAGTGTTTGgggatttaaatattttaagaacaATTTCAACAGGCTGGTGCGAGTTAAGACTATGGTTGATCCTGGAAATTTCTTTATAAATGAACAAAGTATTCCACCACTTTAttcaaggaagaagaaaggcgATTAG
- the LOC123227368 gene encoding berberine bridge enzyme-like 8 has protein sequence MKNFTNTPKLSLFSIVLILFSSFSWRATSDSVHENFLHCLFNHSQPSHPISPAIFIPQNTSFSSVLQSYIRNLRFNSTSTPKPFLIITALHESHVQVAVICARKHGLQMKIRSGGHDYEGLSYVSQVPFFVLDMFNLRAVDVDIENNTSWVQAGAILGEVYYKIAEKSKTHGFPAGVCPTVGVGGHMSGGGYGNMMRKYGLTVDNIVDARLVDANGRLLDRKSMGEDLFWAIRGGGGASFGAIIAYKINLVPVPETVTSFLVRRTLESHNLTEIVDQWQHVAYKLPEELFVRLTLDVVNKTVRGNFWGFYLGGSEKLLSIMDKSFSQLGLTQSDCVQSSWLESVVFWGGFPSGTSTNVLLNRAPSLSFLKRKSDYVRKPIPKDGLEGIWKKMIELETPMLTFNPYGGRMEEIAATATPFPHRAGNLWKIQYLVDWNESGTEAANFYLGLIRELYNHMTPFVSKNPRQAFLNYRDIDLGINHNGNGSYLEGRVYGIKYFKGNFERLVKIKTKVDPDNFFRNEQSIPVLPH, from the coding sequence atgaaaaattttacaaatactcCGAAACTTTCATTGTTTTCGATAGTTCTCATtctattttcatctttttcatggCGAGCAACTTCTGATTCTGTCCATGAAAACTTCCTCCATTGTCTTTTCAACCATTCTCAGCCTTCCCATCCAATCTCCCCCGCCATTTTCATCCCACAAAATACCTCCTTTTCCTCCGTATTGCAATCCTACATCCGGAATCTCCGTTTCAATTCAACTTCAACTCCCAAACCTTTCCTTATCATCACTGCATTGCATGAATCCCACGTCCAGGTTGCGGTTATTTGCGCCCGGAAACATGGCCTCCAGATGAAAATCAGAAGCGGCGGCCATGACTACGAGGGCTTATCTTATGTCTCCCAAGTCCCTTTCTTCGTCCTTGACATGTTTAATCTTCGCGCCGTTGATGTTGACATTGAAAACAACACTTCCTGGGTTCAGGCGGGGGCGATTCTTGGagaagtttattataaaattgcggagaaaagtaaaactcatGGCTTCCCGGCCGGGGTTTGTCCCACAGTGGGTGTTGGTGGACACATGAGCGGCGGAGGATATGGCAACATGATGAGAAAATACGGGCTCACTGTCGATAATATCGTCGATGCAAGGCTTGTTGATGCTAATGGGAGGCTTCTGGATAGAAAATCCATGGGGGAAGATCTCTTTTGGGCTAtcagaggaggaggaggagccaGTTTCGGAGCCATTATTGCTTATAAAATCAATCTTGTTCCAGTTCCAGAAACAGTGACCTCGTTTCTGGTTAGAAGAACTTTAGAATCACACAATCTAACTGAGATTGTGGATCAGTGGCAACATGTCGCGTACAAACTTCCTGAAGAGCTCTTCGTCCGACTCACATTAGACGTGGTTAATAAGACTGTGAGGGGGAACTTCTGGGGTTTTTATCTCGGTGGCTCTGAGAAACTTCTTTCAATCATGGACAAGAGCTTTTCTCAACTGGGGTTAACTCAGTCTGACTGCGTCCAATCGAGCTGGCTTGAATCAGTTGTTTTCTGGGGAGGTTTTCCCTCCGGAACATCGACAAACGTTTTACTAAATCGTGCGCCGTCGCTTAGTTTCCTGAAGAGAAAGTCGGATTATGTGAGGAAGCCGATTCCTAAAGACGGCCTGGAAGGAATAtggaagaaaatgattgaaCTAGAGACGCCAATGCTGACATTCAATCCTTACGGGGGTCGAATGGAGGAGATTGCCGCGACGGCGACGCCATTTCCGCATAGAGCTGGAAACTTATGGAAGATTCAGTACTTAGTGGACTGGAATGAATCGGGGACTGAGGCGGCAAACTTTTATTTGGGGTTGATTCGAGAGCTTTATAATCACATGACTCCATTTGTGTCCAAGAATCCGAGGCAGGCGTTTCTGAATTATAGAGATATTGATTTGGGGATCAATCACAATGGAAATGGGAGCTACTTGGAAGGAAGAGTTTATGGAATCAAGTATTTCAAGGGTAATTTCGAGCGGTTGGTGAAGATTAAGACTAAGGTTGATCCTGATAACTTCTTCAGGAATGAACAAAGCATTCCAGTTCTTCCACActag